From Drosophila virilis strain 15010-1051.87 chromosome X, Dvir_AGI_RSII-ME, whole genome shotgun sequence, the proteins below share one genomic window:
- the LOC6634671 gene encoding deubiquitinase DESI2, with translation MSMFFNRMPLLNCFSGPTESCEELLPLSAGSSKEPVIINVYDLFSINEYVVPLGLGIFHTGVQVYGTEYTYGGHSLSNTGIFEMPPRSAEQELGEHFHYRQSIQLGHTHFTRDEVHRIVEQLGWQFTGNSYHLTNNNCNHFTDSMARILCGRQIPGWINRLAYFVGCVPFLERCLPPEWLTPM, from the coding sequence ATGAGCATGTTCTTCAATCGAATGCCGCTGCTGAACTGCTTCAGCGGCCCAACCGAGAGCTGCGAAGAGCTGCTGCCATTGAGCGCCGGCAGCAGCAAGGAGCCGGTCATCATCAACGTCTACGATCTGTTCAGCATTAATGAGTATGTGGTGCCGCTTGGGCTGGGCATCTTTCACACGGGCGTCCAGGTCTATGGCACGGAGTATACATATGGCGGACATAGCTTGTCCAACACGGGCATCTTTGAGATGCCGCCGCGCAGCGCCGAACAGGAGCTGGGCGAGCATTTCCATTATCGGCAGAGCATACAGCTCGGCCATACGCATTTCACGCGCGACGAAGTGCATCGCATTGTCGAGCAACTGGGCTGGCAATTTACGGGCAATAGCTATCATCTGACCAACAATAATTGCAATCATTTCACGGACTCGATGGCGCGCATCTTATGCGGCCGCCAGATACCCGGCTGGATCAATCGGCTGGCCTATTTCGTTGGCTGTGTGCCCTTCCTGGAGCGCTGTTTGCCGCCCGAGTGGCTTACGCCCATGTAG